The following proteins are co-located in the Candidatus Hydrogenedentota bacterium genome:
- a CDS encoding heparinase II/III family protein yields the protein LPDRTFAPLQDSDRLALSDDRWFYEVAFRRYREPRFASLAGPRPRDEALLHKSEDLPESRALGLEAAALALFLGAETLPEPPAPLEWRSSNDPGEGLAVLRGQENQTVLLLEYGPARAGHVQPAKLNIVLYAAGDIRLVDPGRAPYGHPLHQGWFRQTLAHNTVVVDESCQQPAQGSLRVFATGPEWSLVRAASDGAYPGVLLDRTVLLYDNIVVDVFRAFSNAPRTFDLPLHFKDPVPEPPETTPIDRLPSAPGYRELREVRLAAASWREFLVKTGTEHRLHVSMLDHSEVWLADGPCSPGRTEGVPVVIRRRQGTESLFITVLQVLASGAPPCPAAIREDGTVFVGDNADEGLSLRVERGNVTVTGASRTWRYPCEGEAG from the coding sequence TGCTGCCGGACCGTACGTTCGCCCCGTTGCAGGACAGCGACCGCCTTGCCCTCAGCGACGACCGCTGGTTCTACGAGGTCGCGTTCCGGCGCTACCGCGAGCCTCGCTTCGCCTCACTGGCGGGGCCGCGCCCGCGCGATGAGGCGCTCCTCCACAAGTCCGAGGACCTGCCCGAATCCCGGGCACTCGGCCTCGAGGCGGCTGCGCTCGCGTTGTTCCTCGGTGCGGAGACGCTGCCGGAACCGCCCGCTCCGCTGGAATGGAGGTCGTCGAATGACCCGGGTGAAGGCCTTGCCGTTCTGCGCGGCCAAGAAAACCAGACGGTGCTCCTCCTGGAATACGGTCCCGCGCGAGCGGGGCATGTGCAACCCGCAAAACTGAATATTGTGCTGTACGCAGCCGGCGATATCCGCCTTGTCGATCCCGGCCGCGCACCCTACGGCCATCCGCTGCATCAGGGATGGTTTCGACAGACGCTTGCGCACAACACCGTTGTCGTGGATGAATCGTGCCAGCAGCCCGCTCAGGGCAGCCTGCGCGTCTTCGCCACGGGACCCGAGTGGTCGCTGGTCCGTGCCGCATCCGATGGAGCCTATCCGGGTGTTCTCCTTGATCGCACGGTGCTGCTCTACGACAACATCGTTGTCGACGTGTTTCGGGCATTCTCAAACGCGCCGCGCACCTTCGACCTGCCCCTCCATTTCAAGGACCCGGTTCCCGAGCCGCCCGAAACCACGCCAATCGACCGTCTTCCCAGTGCCCCGGGATACCGGGAACTCCGCGAAGTCCGGCTTGCGGCCGCATCATGGCGCGAGTTCTTGGTCAAGACCGGCACGGAGCATCGCCTGCACGTTTCCATGCTCGACCACAGCGAGGTCTGGCTCGCCGATGGACCCTGTTCGCCCGGCAGGACCGAGGGCGTACCGGTGGTGATCCGGCGCCGGCAAGGCACGGAATCGCTGTTTATCACGGTACTCCAGGTGTTGGCAAGCGGAGCCCCTCCATGTCCTGCGGCGATACGCGAGGATGGTACGGTGTTCGTGGGCGACAATGCGGACGAGGGCCTGTCGCTTCGTGTTGAGAGAGGCAACGTTACCGTTACCGGCGCCTCGCGCACCTGGCGCTATCCGTGCGAAGGTGAAGCCGGGTAA
- a CDS encoding radical SAM protein — protein MERAKAGGQPRVQIQTQAGCNGRCIFCPNEAVLESGLEHGRMPFDLFRKIIDELAETQPRRIMLYLQNEPLNDRRLPEFVRYVSARIPDTVTLVTTNGTGLSEEMGEQLIDAGLKRVKVSLQSLDNATNREIMGYDARKVIDNVLAFRRLLRARRSNLDLRVSMIVTGKNEREIDKARRFWRRHSVRLVTSVLENRGGNIKNALDINAGRPMKPMSRCIRPSREMCVLYNGHVVLCCVDWFRTVIAGDLSIQSVRDVWNGPAYGRIREGFDEDDASQLPEICRNCAESATPNAHRRGFKTVWSRFFGNQAPTHARPR, from the coding sequence GTGGAACGAGCGAAAGCCGGGGGGCAGCCGCGCGTGCAGATACAGACGCAGGCGGGCTGCAACGGACGGTGCATATTCTGTCCCAACGAGGCCGTTCTGGAATCGGGCCTCGAGCATGGACGGATGCCGTTCGACCTGTTTCGGAAAATCATCGATGAACTCGCGGAAACACAGCCCCGGCGCATCATGCTATACCTGCAGAACGAACCGCTCAATGACAGACGGCTGCCGGAGTTTGTGCGGTACGTTTCGGCACGTATACCGGACACAGTGACGCTGGTCACGACGAACGGGACAGGCCTGAGCGAGGAGATGGGCGAGCAACTCATCGACGCCGGACTCAAACGCGTGAAAGTAAGCCTGCAATCGCTGGACAATGCGACCAACCGCGAGATCATGGGCTACGACGCGCGAAAAGTAATCGATAACGTGCTCGCGTTCCGGAGACTGCTGCGAGCCAGGCGGTCTAACCTCGACCTGCGGGTCTCGATGATTGTTACGGGCAAGAATGAACGTGAAATTGACAAGGCACGGCGTTTCTGGCGGCGTCACAGCGTGCGGCTGGTCACGTCTGTCCTGGAGAACCGGGGTGGCAACATCAAGAACGCGCTCGATATCAACGCGGGGCGTCCCATGAAACCGATGAGCCGCTGTATCCGTCCATCGCGCGAAATGTGCGTTCTATATAATGGTCACGTAGTGCTTTGCTGTGTCGATTGGTTCCGTACGGTCATTGCGGGCGACCTGAGCATCCAATCGGTCCGGGACGTGTGGAACGGCCCCGCCTACGGCCGCATCCGTGAGGGCTTCGACGAAGATGATGCCTCCCAATTGCCGGAGATCTGCCGCAACTGCGCCGAGAGCGCCACACCGAACGCCCACCGCCGCGGGTTCAAGACCGTTTGGAGCCGGTTCTTCGGGAATCAGGCACCAACACACGCGCGCCCGAGGTGA
- a CDS encoding alginate lyase family protein yields the protein MTTACLLCSCLFLLASPEDCALPRALPVTLSAQRPRILLTPVERDALRARVNRDPWAARVRGLLLAEADTLAAAPLDIPRREGQWSHWYVGEAGNRLTAQSPTQHVDPLTGSVYTGSPYDEVYAAQRHGFWLRGVQTLGMAYALEPRPEYAGRVRAILLEYASFYASLRKHTKDGHWSRRGARLFAQTLDEAVILCHIAAGYDLVYDAPCFSPWDHERIRKRLIHPMVRVVLARDMGESNWQAWHNAAIGVTGYLLNEKRLVDRALNGQSGLLFQLEHSLMPSGLWYELAPIYHWYALNAYVYLFEGAERSGTACYGLPKVRAMFDAPPRSLLPDRTFAPLQDSDRLALSDDRWFYEVAFRRYREPRFASLAGP from the coding sequence ATGACGACGGCCTGTTTACTGTGTTCATGTCTGTTCCTTCTGGCCTCGCCGGAGGATTGCGCGCTTCCGCGCGCGTTGCCAGTAACCCTGTCCGCCCAGCGGCCGCGCATCCTCTTGACCCCGGTTGAGCGGGACGCCTTGCGCGCGCGCGTGAACCGCGACCCCTGGGCCGCGCGCGTCCGCGGCCTGCTGCTGGCCGAAGCCGATACCCTGGCCGCCGCGCCGCTGGACATTCCCCGTCGCGAGGGTCAGTGGTCCCATTGGTACGTTGGGGAAGCGGGCAACCGCCTGACGGCCCAATCGCCGACCCAGCACGTGGACCCGCTGACCGGCAGCGTATACACCGGAAGTCCCTATGACGAAGTCTATGCCGCGCAACGGCACGGTTTCTGGCTGCGTGGCGTGCAAACGCTCGGCATGGCCTACGCGCTCGAGCCACGCCCCGAATACGCGGGCCGGGTTCGCGCCATTCTGCTAGAGTACGCTTCCTTCTACGCCAGTCTGAGGAAACACACCAAAGACGGCCACTGGAGCCGCCGGGGCGCGCGTCTGTTCGCGCAAACCCTTGACGAGGCCGTCATACTCTGTCACATCGCTGCCGGCTATGACCTGGTCTACGATGCGCCCTGTTTCTCACCTTGGGACCATGAGCGTATCAGGAAACGCCTGATCCACCCCATGGTCAGGGTCGTGCTGGCACGAGACATGGGCGAATCCAATTGGCAAGCATGGCACAACGCCGCCATCGGGGTGACGGGCTATCTGCTCAATGAGAAACGCCTTGTCGACCGGGCGCTCAATGGGCAATCCGGGCTGCTCTTCCAACTCGAACACTCACTGATGCCCAGCGGCCTGTGGTACGAACTCGCGCCCATCTATCACTGGTACGCCCTCAATGCCTATGTCTATCTCTTCGAAGGAGCCGAACGGTCCGGAACTGCCTGTTACGGCCTGCCGAAGGTACGCGCCATGTTCGACGCGCCGCCGCGCTCTCTGCTGCCGGACCGTACGTTCGCCCCGTTGCAGGACAGCGACCGCCTTGCCCTCAGCGACGACCGCTGGTTCTACGAGGTCGCGTTCCGGCGCTACCGCGAGCCTCGCTTCGCCTCACTGGCGGGGCC